The following proteins are co-located in the Apium graveolens cultivar Ventura chromosome 5, ASM990537v1, whole genome shotgun sequence genome:
- the LOC141661146 gene encoding uncharacterized protein LOC141661146 encodes MLYWVENEKEDSCKTCGASRWTIVEKEGTSDNDPKKLIHKVSENIMRYFPLKPRLQRMFMCKEFAELMTWHAVGRKNNGKLRHPADGEAWKEMDTRYPQFSSEIRNIRLGIAADGFNPFRIMKTLHSTWPVILVNYNLPPWLCMRQENLILSTLISGPESPKNNIDVFMQPLITELKELWEGGIETYNAFTGQNFRLRASVMWTISDFPGYGMLSGWSTKGKLGCPVCNYETSSMYLKHSKKMCYMNHIKFLDPDHKRRFYKKRFNGEVEMGFTLEILTGKDCLELLSSFRNQFGGKPGQKKCKIIDSPIKKKSIYFDLPYWSHNLRRHNLDVIHIEKNICDNIIGTLLNIARKSKDHVNARYDLQEMGIRKDLHPVESSDMSYVEISPAIFDMTNEEKDILCTVLKNAKLPHGCASNISRYVNTKERKVTGYKSHDAHFMLNYLLQFAMKKSMKPKVAVPFIRLGAFLRGI; translated from the exons ATGTTGTATTGGGTTGAGAATGAAAAAGAGGATTCTTGCAAAACTTGTGGTGCTTCAAGGTGGACCATAGTGGAAAAAGAAGGGACCAGCGACAATGATCCAAAGAAGTTGATTCATAAAGTGTCGGAAAATATAATGCGATATTTTCCACTAAAGCCAAGACTGCAACGAATGTTTATGTGCAAGGAGTTTGCAGAACTAATGACATGGCATGCGGTTGGACGGAAAAATAACGGGAAACTTAGACATCCAGCAGATGGTGAAGCTTGGAAGGAAATGGATACTAGGTATCCTCAATTCTCGTCTGAAATTAGGAATATTAGGTTGGGTATCGCTGCTGATGGATTCAATCCATTCCGAATAATGAAAACTTTACATAGCACCTGGCCAGTAATTTTGGTTAACTATAATCTGCCTCCTTGGTTATGTATGCGTCAAGAAAACCTTATCCTTTCAACACTCATTTCTGGTCCAGAATCTCCAAAAAATAATATAGATGTTTTTATGCAACCTCTTATTACCGAGTTAAAAGAGTTATGGGAAGGAGGGATAGAAACTTATAATGCATTTACTGGTCAGAATTTTAGGTTACGTGCCAGTGTCATGTGGACCATCAGCGATTTCCCCGGATATGGAATGTTATCCGGTTGGAGCACCAAAGGTAAACTCGGTTGTCCCGTTTGCAACTACGAGACTTCTTCAATGTATCTAAAGCATAGTAAAAAGATGTGCTACATGAACCATATAAAGTTTCTGGATCCCGATCATAAGCGGCGGTTCTATAAAAAAAGATTTAACGGCGAAGTTGAAATGGGATTCACCCTTGAAATTTTGACAGGAAAAGACTGTTTGGAATTGTTATCAAGCTTCAGAAATCAGTTTGGGGGAAAACCAGGGCAAAAAAAGTGTAAgatt attgaTTCGCCTATCAAGAAGAAGTCAATATATTTTGATTTACCATATTGGAGTCACAATTTACGTCGGCATAATCTTGATGTTATACACATCGAGAAGAATATTTGTGACAACATAATTGGTACATTGCTAAATATTGCTCGCAAGTCAAAAGACCATGTCAATGCTCGATATGATTTACAAGAAATGGGCATTAGGAAGGATCTTCATCCCGTTGAATCAAGTGACATGAGCTATGTTGAAATTTCTCCTGCCATTTTTGATATGACAAATGAGGAGAAGGATATATTATGTACTGTGCTGAAAAATGCTAAACTGCCACATGGTTGTGCATCTAACATTAGTCGTTATGTGAACACAAAGGAGAGAAAAGTAACCGGTTATAAGAGCCATGATGCGCATTTTATGCTGAACTATTTGTTACAATTTGCCATGAAAAAGTCAATGAAACCTAAGGTTGCGGTCCCTTTTATTAGATTAGGTGCATTTCTAAGAGGTATTTAG